One window from the genome of Metabacillus flavus encodes:
- the murG gene encoding undecaprenyldiphospho-muramoylpentapeptide beta-N-acetylglucosaminyltransferase, with amino-acid sequence MKVAVSGGGTGGHIYPALALIKEMKKKNPDAEFLYIGTEKGLEKGIVERENIPFKSIEITGFKRKISMDNVKTVMRFLKGVQTSKRYLKEFKPDVVIGTGGYVCGPVVYAAAKMKIPAVIHEQNSLPGLTNKFLSRYADKVAICFEEARSYFPADKAVMTGNPRASEVAGVNGEKSKLSAGLKPGKKSVLVFGGSRGARPINKAILEVLPELEKRDYQLLYVTGEVHFKQVAEEAKALGSPANVIIKPFIHNMPEVLAGTDLIVGRAGATSIAEITALGLPSILIPSPYVTANHQEVNARSLSDKGAAVLMLEKDLNGKALLREMDKIMNDESILIAMRTASSEIGMPDAASRLAEVLEEVSVKK; translated from the coding sequence ATGAAGGTAGCTGTGAGCGGCGGCGGTACAGGAGGACATATTTATCCTGCACTTGCCCTGATCAAGGAAATGAAAAAGAAAAACCCGGATGCGGAATTTTTATATATAGGCACAGAAAAAGGTCTCGAAAAAGGAATTGTCGAGAGAGAAAACATTCCGTTTAAATCAATTGAAATTACGGGATTTAAACGTAAGATTTCAATGGACAATGTAAAAACCGTAATGAGGTTCTTAAAAGGTGTCCAAACGAGTAAGCGCTACTTAAAGGAATTTAAACCGGATGTTGTAATTGGCACAGGGGGATATGTATGCGGCCCTGTCGTATATGCTGCGGCGAAAATGAAAATTCCTGCTGTCATTCATGAGCAGAATAGTCTGCCGGGCTTAACGAATAAATTCCTTTCCAGGTATGCTGATAAGGTTGCGATCTGCTTTGAGGAAGCGAGAAGCTATTTTCCTGCTGATAAAGCGGTTATGACAGGAAATCCCCGGGCTTCAGAAGTTGCTGGAGTAAACGGAGAGAAGAGCAAGCTTTCAGCAGGTTTAAAGCCAGGCAAAAAATCTGTTCTCGTATTCGGCGGGAGCCGGGGTGCAAGACCGATCAATAAAGCGATTCTCGAAGTGCTTCCGGAGCTTGAAAAAAGAGATTACCAGCTTCTATATGTAACGGGAGAGGTACATTTTAAGCAAGTGGCGGAAGAAGCGAAAGCACTTGGATCTCCAGCCAATGTCATCATCAAGCCATTTATTCATAACATGCCTGAAGTCCTTGCCGGTACGGATTTAATCGTAGGGCGGGCAGGTGCAACGTCCATTGCTGAGATTACTGCACTTGGTCTGCCAAGCATTCTCATTCCAAGTCCTTATGTAACGGCTAATCACCAGGAGGTTAACGCTAGGTCGCTGAGTGATAAGGGTGCAGCTGTGCTGATGCTGGAAAAAGACTTGAACGGGAAAGCGCTTCTGAGAGAAATGGATAAAATCATGAACGATGAATCCATTCTTATTGCAATGAGAACGGCTTCTTCAGAAATTGGAATGCCGGATGCAGCATCAAGACTGGCGGAAGTTCTGGAAGAAGTTTCTGTAAAAAAATAA
- the spoVE gene encoding stage V sporulation protein E produces the protein MTAKRTTPDFILIIVTLLLLTVGLIMVYSASAIWADYKFDDSFFFAKRQLLFAGVGIAGMFFIMNVDYWTWRTWAKIILLICFVLLIAVLVPGIGMERNGSRSWIGVGAFSIQPSEFMKFAMIIFLAKYLSEHQKKITSFKKGLIPSLGLVFIAFGMIMLQPDLGTGTVMVGTCIVMIFTAGARIWHFGFLGLLGVGGFTALVLSAPYRMKRITSFLDPWQDPLGSGFQIIQSLYAIGPGGLFGMGLGQSRQKFFYLPEPQTDFIFAILSEELGFIGGSLVLLLFCLLLWRGIRIALGAPDLYGAFLAVGIIAMVAIQVMINIGVVTGMMPVTGITLPFLSYGGSSLTLMLMGIGVLLNISRYAKY, from the coding sequence TTGACGGCGAAGAGGACGACTCCGGATTTTATATTGATTATTGTGACGCTTTTGCTTCTAACGGTTGGACTGATTATGGTCTACAGTGCAAGTGCAATCTGGGCGGATTATAAATTTGATGATTCCTTTTTCTTTGCAAAAAGGCAGCTCCTTTTTGCAGGTGTAGGTATTGCCGGGATGTTCTTCATTATGAATGTAGACTACTGGACGTGGAGAACGTGGGCAAAAATCATTCTTTTAATCTGTTTTGTGCTGCTTATCGCGGTTTTAGTTCCAGGGATTGGAATGGAACGGAATGGATCCAGGAGCTGGATAGGTGTAGGTGCATTTTCGATTCAGCCTTCTGAATTTATGAAGTTTGCCATGATTATCTTTTTGGCTAAATATCTATCAGAACATCAAAAAAAAATAACGTCCTTCAAAAAAGGTTTGATTCCTTCATTAGGACTTGTGTTTATTGCATTTGGCATGATTATGCTGCAGCCGGACCTTGGCACTGGAACCGTAATGGTAGGAACGTGTATTGTCATGATCTTTACGGCAGGTGCGAGAATCTGGCACTTTGGATTCCTCGGACTGCTTGGTGTTGGCGGATTTACTGCCCTGGTCCTTTCCGCTCCTTACCGTATGAAAAGGATCACGTCATTTCTGGATCCATGGCAGGACCCATTGGGCAGCGGCTTTCAAATCATTCAGTCGCTCTACGCCATTGGGCCTGGCGGGTTGTTCGGAATGGGTCTAGGCCAAAGCAGGCAAAAGTTTTTTTACTTGCCTGAGCCGCAAACAGATTTTATCTTTGCCATTTTATCGGAAGAATTAGGTTTTATCGGCGGATCACTCGTCTTGCTTCTATTCTGCCTGCTGTTATGGAGAGGAATCCGCATTGCACTTGGTGCTCCAGACTTATATGGAGCATTCCTGGCAGTGGGAATTATTGCAATGGTCGCCATTCAGGTCATGATTAACATAGGGGTGGTAACCGGAATGATGCCTGTTACCGGAATTACCCTGCCATTTCTCAGCTACGGCGGATCTTCCCTAACGTTAATGCTGATGGGAATTGGGGTCTTGCTAAATATCAGCAGATATGCAAAATATTAA
- the murB gene encoding UDP-N-acetylmuramate dehydrogenase: MENVIKELEQADIGKVLVNEPLSKHTTMKIGGPADCLVQPKDIESIETIIRIVKEHGVKWRAIGRGSNLLVSDQGIEGVVIKLGDGLDHMDIDGDILTVGGGYSVIKLATIISKKGFSGLEFASGIPGSIGGAVYMNAGAHGSDMSKILVKARVLFEDGTMEWLSNEELNFSYRTSLLQKERPGICLEAVLKLEAGVKEEIVKVMQKNKDYRRDTQPWNFPCAGSIFRNPLPEYAGALVEKAGLKGYKLGGAQVSDMHGNFIVNAGGATAEDVLNLIAFIKKTILEKYGTELETEVEIIGRNS, encoded by the coding sequence ATGGAAAACGTCATCAAAGAACTGGAACAGGCAGATATCGGGAAAGTATTAGTCAATGAGCCTTTATCCAAACATACTACGATGAAAATCGGAGGACCGGCAGACTGTCTGGTACAGCCGAAGGATATTGAGAGCATTGAAACCATCATTCGCATCGTGAAGGAACATGGAGTAAAATGGCGGGCAATCGGAAGGGGCTCGAACCTTTTAGTATCCGATCAAGGAATTGAAGGGGTTGTTATCAAGCTTGGAGATGGACTGGACCATATGGATATTGACGGTGATATTCTGACCGTCGGCGGCGGGTATTCCGTTATAAAGCTTGCTACGATTATCAGTAAAAAGGGGTTCTCCGGCCTTGAATTCGCAAGCGGTATTCCAGGGTCGATCGGTGGAGCCGTATATATGAATGCAGGAGCACATGGTTCTGATATGAGCAAAATCCTTGTTAAAGCACGTGTGCTGTTTGAAGACGGAACAATGGAATGGCTGTCGAATGAAGAACTGAATTTTTCCTATCGAACCTCGCTTCTTCAAAAGGAACGCCCCGGAATTTGCCTTGAGGCTGTCCTGAAGCTTGAAGCAGGAGTTAAAGAAGAAATCGTGAAAGTGATGCAAAAAAACAAGGATTACAGGAGAGATACCCAGCCATGGAACTTTCCGTGTGCCGGCAGCATATTCCGCAACCCGCTTCCAGAATATGCAGGAGCTTTGGTGGAAAAAGCTGGCCTGAAAGGGTATAAACTCGGCGGGGCACAGGTTTCCGATATGCATGGCAATTTTATTGTAAATGCAGGGGGAGCTACTGCTGAGGATGTTCTGAATCTGATTGCTTTTATTAAAAAAACAATCCTTGAGAAGTACGGTACAGAGCTCGAAACCGAGGTTGAAATAATCGGACGAAATTCCTGA
- a CDS encoding DUF881 domain-containing protein has product MKPKGKYVLLSIVMLVLGYLIAFSYQLTNEKKPGGISAEQWDKEYESRQLLIEQEEKNLMLQAELQKKQKNVQNYEKKLKKDKQAASGLVEKIENLRMYVGETGVKGEGVQITLEDSSYIPADENANNYIVHESHIFKVINELLISGASAVSINGQRISADSYIFCNGPVITVDGNQFPAPFVISAIGDPDVMIAAFTISGGISEQLVYDNIVVKSEKKSEITMNSMLQGDRKS; this is encoded by the coding sequence ATGAAACCCAAGGGTAAGTATGTTCTGCTATCCATTGTCATGCTTGTACTTGGTTATCTGATTGCCTTTTCCTATCAGCTGACTAATGAAAAGAAGCCAGGCGGAATCTCAGCTGAACAGTGGGATAAAGAATACGAATCTAGACAGCTCCTCATTGAACAGGAAGAGAAAAACCTGATGCTTCAGGCAGAACTCCAGAAAAAGCAAAAAAACGTACAGAACTATGAGAAAAAGCTTAAAAAGGATAAACAGGCCGCAAGCGGTCTCGTTGAAAAAATTGAAAACTTAAGAATGTATGTTGGCGAAACTGGAGTCAAAGGGGAAGGGGTCCAAATCACCCTGGAAGATTCCTCATACATACCGGCAGATGAAAATGCCAATAATTACATTGTTCATGAAAGCCATATTTTCAAAGTCATCAACGAGCTTCTCATTTCGGGTGCTTCTGCTGTTTCCATTAATGGCCAGCGAATTTCAGCCGATTCGTATATCTTCTGCAACGGGCCTGTTATTACAGTTGACGGGAATCAGTTTCCTGCACCTTTTGTCATCTCGGCTATTGGCGATCCGGATGTGATGATTGCCGCTTTTACGATATCCGGCGGCATTTCGGAACAGCTTGTTTATGACAACATAGTTGTAAAATCAGAAAAGAAAAGTGAGATTACCATGAATTCAATGCTTCAGGGTGACCGAAAATCCTGA
- a CDS encoding DUF881 domain-containing protein, translating to MSGRKKIMGYTFIMGLFGFMLSVQFLSIKEPVIRDTRDLWEIREQLKEEQKQQSDLLEEITKYDKLLNTYDSMEGREREEALKKTLDELKVLAGLTEVKGEGMILRLEPLFSQDLIGENTISVSPDLLRKLINELNTYDAEHISINGHRVSSTTVIRDINGVTKMDGSALDTLPIEIKVIAEDANKLYDRVKVSSTHDLFAVDNIKLTAEKPREDIVVPESDKKILTGELKPYESGKGGEN from the coding sequence GTGTCAGGCAGGAAAAAAATAATGGGCTACACCTTCATCATGGGTCTTTTCGGATTTATGCTATCCGTCCAATTTTTATCCATTAAGGAACCTGTTATAAGGGATACGAGAGACTTGTGGGAGATCAGAGAGCAGCTTAAAGAAGAGCAAAAGCAGCAATCTGACCTCCTTGAGGAAATCACTAAATACGATAAGCTTTTGAATACGTATGATTCCATGGAGGGAAGAGAACGGGAGGAAGCTTTAAAGAAAACGCTGGATGAGCTCAAAGTACTGGCCGGTTTAACCGAAGTAAAAGGTGAGGGAATGATCCTCCGTCTTGAGCCGTTGTTTAGCCAGGACCTGATTGGGGAAAATACTATATCTGTCTCGCCTGATTTACTTAGAAAACTGATTAACGAACTAAACACATATGATGCGGAGCATATTTCCATTAATGGACACAGGGTGTCAAGTACAACGGTCATCAGGGACATTAATGGAGTGACGAAGATGGACGGCAGCGCCTTAGACACACTGCCGATTGAAATCAAAGTCATTGCAGAGGATGCAAATAAGCTTTATGACAGAGTTAAGGTGTCAAGCACACATGATTTGTTTGCAGTTGATAACATTAAGCTGACAGCGGAAAAACCCAGAGAAGACATAGTGGTTCCCGAAAGCGATAAGAAAATCCTTACCGGGGAATTAAAGCCCTATGAGAGCGGCAAAGGGGGAGAAAATTGA
- a CDS encoding cell division protein FtsQ/DivIB, which yields MNNRMEQEKIVSIEDRIPKLKQQRKQKTNKRLTLFLCLFFILILLVVYFQSPLSKISAIEVVGNAHTADDSILKQSGISIGTGFWNLNVEQAESGIKRLKEIKSARVLKTFPNKVTLQVEEYKRVAYAEKNGAFMPILENGVVLKSDEKSLPSDAPLLINWKDADQIQEMASALLEIPKPIAASISEIYHAPEKNDSWHITLYMNEGYVISGSVRNIAEKIKDYPSIVSQLKPGSKGIIHMEVGTYFESFEKPSDSKDKSNQGEESNETQG from the coding sequence TTGAATAATCGAATGGAACAGGAAAAAATTGTTTCGATCGAAGACCGCATACCTAAATTGAAACAGCAGCGCAAACAAAAAACCAATAAACGGCTTACTTTATTTCTATGTCTTTTCTTTATTTTGATTCTTCTCGTCGTATATTTTCAATCGCCTTTAAGCAAAATCTCGGCTATAGAAGTTGTCGGCAATGCCCATACTGCAGATGATTCCATTCTTAAGCAGAGCGGGATTTCAATTGGGACAGGCTTCTGGAATTTAAACGTGGAACAGGCCGAGAGCGGGATTAAAAGATTGAAAGAAATAAAATCGGCCCGAGTTTTAAAGACGTTCCCCAATAAAGTGACACTTCAGGTCGAAGAGTATAAACGGGTGGCTTATGCGGAAAAGAACGGAGCCTTTATGCCAATCCTTGAAAACGGGGTTGTATTGAAGTCAGATGAAAAATCGCTTCCATCTGATGCTCCGCTCTTAATCAATTGGAAGGATGCCGATCAAATCCAGGAAATGGCTTCCGCCCTGCTTGAAATTCCAAAGCCCATCGCGGCATCCATTTCCGAAATTTATCATGCTCCCGAAAAGAATGATTCATGGCATATCACGCTTTATATGAATGAGGGTTACGTGATCAGCGGCTCAGTAAGGAATATTGCAGAGAAAATTAAGGACTATCCTTCTATCGTGTCTCAGCTGAAACCAGGTTCTAAAGGGATCATTCATATGGAGGTAGGGACATATTTCGAGTCCTTCGAAAAACCCTCTGACAGCAAAGATAAATCAAATCAGGGAGAAGAATCGAATGAAACCCAAGGGTAA